Proteins encoded within one genomic window of Acomys russatus chromosome 5, mAcoRus1.1, whole genome shotgun sequence:
- the Ano9 gene encoding anoctamin-9, which yields MAPGQRSPPGCGLRAGVAVPPSGVSAGGDDNFQILVESEGDHLPLMEMGSCKLEASNQWDCVLVADLQTQKIQKQVQRQQQFLEKLESNGFHFKIIKDQKKVFFGIRADSGIFDLYRTLLMKPEDPHQHPVPATTRIRIVSFVVNNKRKLGETFEDLVKDGVFETMFPLHEGEEDLKRKWARWRNMFRKQPINDIRNYFGEKVALYFAWLGWYTYMLVPAALVGLVVFLSGFALFDSSQISKEICSAYNIFLCPLSDYSRKYHRLSEMCAFAKLTHLFDNEGTVMFAIFMALWATVFLEIWKRKRARVVLTWNLYGWDEEEEEMALELINYPDYKLIKHHHSYLSSTIILIMSLFMICFMIGMAHVLVVYRVLAAALFSSFLKEQVITVVVATGAVVHYVIIVIMTKVNKYVALKLCDFEDPRTFSERESKFTVKFFTLQFFAHFSSLIYIAFILGRINGHPGKSTRLAGLWRLEECHLSGCMMDLFIQMAIIMGLKQTLSNCVEYLKPWLAHKYRLMRANEHQPESKDPELEAWQRNYYLNPVNTFSLFDEFMEMMIQYGFTTIFVAAFPLAPLLALFSNIVEIRLDAIKMVRLQRRLVPRKAKDIGTWLQVLETIGVLAVIANGMVIAFTSEFIPRIVYTYHYGPCRKYQNFTDDCLQGYVNHSLSVFRTKDFQDHGRIVGQENVTHCRYRDYRNEDDYNFSKEFWFILSIRLAFVILFEHVALCIKLIAAWFVPDVPQSVKNKVLEEKYQKLQEKMCFISRSTDV from the exons ATGGCGCCCGGCCAGCGCAGCCCGCCAGGTTGCGGGCTGCGGGCAGGGGTCGCAGTGCCGCCCAGCGGGGTCTCCGCGGGA GGTGATGATAACTTCCAGATCTTGGTGGAGTCAGAAGGGGACCACTTGCCACTGATGGAGATGGGCAGTTGTAAG CTTGAGGCCTCTAATCAATGGGATTGTGTCCTGGTGGCTGATCTCCAGACCCAGAAAATCCAGAAGCAGGTTCAGAGGCAACAGCAGTTCCTAGAGAAGCTCGAGAGCAATGGCTTCCACTTCAAG ATAATAAaggaccagaagaaggtgttctTTGGCATCCGAGCTGACAGTGGTATCTTTGACCTGTACCGGACTCTCCTCATGAAGCCTGAAGATCCTCACCAGCATCCCGTCCCAGCTACCACAAG AATCCGAATTGTGAGCTTTGTTGTGAACAACAAGAGGAAACTTGGTG AGACCTTTGAGGACCTGGTGAAGGATGGGGTTTTTGAGACCATGTTTCCTCTGCACGAG GGGGAAGAAGACCTGAAGAGAAAATGGGCCCGATGGAGAAACATGTTCCGGAAACAGCCGATTAATGACATCAG GAACTACTTTGGCGAGAAGGTGGCTCTGTATTTTGCCTGGCTTGGTTGGTACACCTACATGTTAGTGCCTGCTGCTCTGGTGGGCCTCGTTGTCTTTCTGAGCGGCTTTGCTCTGTTTGATTCCAGCCAGATCAG CAAAGAGATCTGTAGTGCCTACAACATTTTCCTGTGCCCCCTCAGCGACTACAGCCGCAAATACCACCGGCTCTCAGAGATGTGTGCTTTTGCAAAG CTCACGCATCTCTTTGACAATGAGGGTACCGTGATGTTTGCCATCTTCATGGCTCTGTGGG CCACAGTGTTCCTGGAGATCTGGAAGCGGAAGCGTGCCCGTGTGGTCCTAACCTGGAACTTGTACGGATGGGACGAGGAAGAG GAAGAGATGGCCCTCGAGCTCATTAACTATCCTGACTACAAGCTGATAAAACATCATCACTCCTACCTGAGCAGCACCATCATCTTGATCATGTCCCTGTTCATG ATCTGTTTCATGATTGGCATGGCCCATGTGCTGGTTGTCTACCGTGtgctggctgctgctctcttcagCAGCTTCCTGAAGGAGCAGGTGATCACTGTTGTGGTGGCGACTGGGGCTGTGGTACACTatgtcatcattgtcatcatgaCTAAG gtCAACAAATACGTAGCCCTGAAGCTTTGTGACTTTG AGGATCCCAGGACCTTTtcggagagagagagcaagttcACTGTCAAGTTTTTCACCCTGCAGTTCTTTGCCCACTTCTCATCTCTCATCTACATTGCTTTCATCCTGGGCAG GATCAATGGTCACCCTGGGAAGTCCACACGCCTGGCTgggctgtggaggctggaggag TGCCATCTCAGTGGCTGCATGATGGACCTGTTCATCCAGATGGCCATCATCATGGGGCTCAAGCAAACCCTGAGCAACTGTGTTGAATACCTGAAACC GTGGTTGGCCCATAAATATCGCTTGATGCGGGCTAATGAACACCAGCCTGAATCCAAAGACCCGGAACTGGAGGCATGGCAGCGGAACTACTACCTGAATCCAGTCAACACCTTCAGCCTGTTTGATGAGTTCATGGAGATGA TGATCCAGTATGGCTTCACCACCATCTTTGTGGCTGCCTTCCCACTGGCACCACTCTTGGCACTCTTCAGCAACATTGTGGAGATCCGCCTGGACGCCATCAAGATGGTCAGACTACAGCGGCGCCTGGTCCCTCGGAAGGCTAAGGACATAG GGACCTGGCTGCAGGTATTGGAGACCATTGGAGTGCTGGCAGTCATCGCCAATGGGATGGTCATCGCCTTCACCTCCGAGTTTATCCCCAGAATCGTCTACACGTACCACTATGGCCCATGCCGAAAGTACCAGAACTTCACAGATGA ctgcctccAGGGCTATGTCAACCACAGTTTATCTGTCTTCCGCACCAAGGACTTCCAGGACCATGGCAGGATAGTCGGCCAAGAAAATGTGACCCATTGCAG GTACCGGGACTACAGGAATGAGGATGACTACAACTTCTCTAAGGAATTCTGGTTCATTCTGTCTATCCGGCTAGCCTTtgtcatcctctttgag CACGTCGCCTTGTGCATCAAGCTCATCGCTGCATGGTTTGTGCCTGATGTGCCCCAGTCAGTGAAGAACAAGGTTCTGGAGGAAAAGTACCAGAAACTTCAGGAAAAGATGTG CTTCATTTCCAGGAGCACAGACGTATAG